Sequence from the Seriola aureovittata isolate HTS-2021-v1 ecotype China chromosome 6, ASM2101889v1, whole genome shotgun sequence genome:
ACTTTAGAATACATTAAGCGTGATGCATCAGCCACGGAGTCATTCAAGAAGTCATGAAAAGATTAGTCTGTCTCTATCGAGTGATTCCTGGGAAACAGACAAGCTTGCGGGAGAGTTGGCCCAATAGAAATACCTCTCATTACCGCACTGTGTTTAATATAAATGAggttaaataaacagaaagttttgaggttagtaaaaaaaaaaagaaaaaaaaggggggctCTTGCTGCATGGAAATATGCTGAGTAACATCATGAaggataaaaaatgtttttgaattattactttttaaaaacgAAATTTGTTAGTATTATGTTCAACAATAAcaggctaataataataaaaatgaaaatttagcaggataaagaaaataaaaaatgaaatgtaatgtgtcTTTAACACAGAGAGTGCACAGCATTAAGCcaaatgaaaagctgcagtTTAAACTTTTCCGCTGAGTGCCATATGGTCATTTCCTGTAGGCCTAATGAAAGCGTTTGCTGAGACAGGTCAAACACATAACAGGATGGACCCAACGTAGACCATTTGAGCAGAATGCATTTTTTTGGCGCTATTGATCCTTCAGAAATGCATTGAGCGCAGCTCCAGGTTAGAgcattgattagttgatcagtAAACGACAGCAGTGcttaaagataaaaacaaaatgctatgGGCCTCATGAAAGACTTTAATGCTGAGCTGTGGTGGCTTTAAAACAAACTGGAGGCTGCTACCAAAGTCctataaaaaacagaatattaaaaCTTTTAGAAAAAACTGGATTTTATATTATCAACAAATAaggacacacaaaaacactgctgtaggaccgctgcagtgtgtgtgtgtgtgtgtgtgtgtgtgtgtgtgtgtgtgtgtgtgtgtgtgtgtgtgtgtgtgtgtgtgtgtgtgtgtgtgtgtgtgtgtgtgtaaagtcgATGCCAACGTGGTGCTGAGGCCACCGCCTCGCCCGCTGttattaatatgaaataaatcaccGGGTCTCTGCGGCATCGCCCCAGTCACACCGCAGATATCGACAcagttaatatttcatattgtaTTTGCCATAGGATATGCTTATTTAAGTATTCGAAAACAGTACATTAAAATCCAAATTAAAACCGAGCTCTAGGCGGATACAtggatttttttgggggggaaaatAGCTGGGTTTACTTTgcattcaaattttattttggtttgcTTTTGAACGATTTGACTGAGCTGcatgaaacacaagaaaacaacattgaTTGGAAATAGGAAAAGTATAGTGATCAGCTCCACGCGCCATGTTGACCCTGCTGTTTGTAATCTGCGTAGAGTTAACCTGACCTCGCGTGGCGCAGTGGAgcccagtttaaaaaaaaaaaaaaaaaaaaaaaaaaaaagggacagagGGGGCTTCTGATATGAAGTTTACAAGTTCTTGgtaaaagaataaaactttTCAGCGCGTTGTTTTGGGTTGTAAACCCTGGTGAATTAGGAGCAAGGAGCCAGCAATGAAAGTTAACATCCATCACCACCGCGACCAATAAGCTGCTCTGGCCGGCTGGCTGAGCACAGATGACGGATTCGCTGCTGTGCGGGCTTCGGTAATTCATTTTCGATAGCAGTGGTTGCTGGGATCAATACAGGGACATTAACCCAAGCGGACACTGCTGTTCTCCTGATGGCACAAGCCAAAAGCCACCATCCCTCGTTGGCAATCAGCAAAGACACAGTTTTTAGGGTCATTATTTTGGGGGAGAGGAGCTGTGTGCCAAGGCCACTGATATCACAATTTATCAGCGAAGTTATGGATGGCCGTGACCTCACTGTTGGTAAACACTGGTCAGGGAAATTATTTTATGCAATTTGCAAATGATTAGTGATGCCACTTCCTGGATTGTTAgactattttttttccagctcctGGTCGAAATCCTAATGGCCTCATTTTACATAACTTCGGTGTAAATGCCAAGGCTCCTCACCGTGTTCATATAGTGCATATAGAGCTACTAAAGGcctgcagaggacacacacacacacacacacacacgcgcacacacacgcacacacacacgcacacacacgcacacacacacacacacatttagagtCACACACTCCAGTGTGTTCAAACATGTCGAAAACACGTCACATGggtgttgatgtgttgatgtgatttttacagttttctcaTGTGTCACTTTGTCTCAGCACGTGTCACCCCATAGACGACTGCACACACTCGGACTGGACACCACAACAtgcaacacctacaacacagtCCTGTCATACAAAGgctgttgtatttatttatttttttattttttttttttttggtgaaactTCGAATCAGATTTTGTTTCGATTGTGTCACATTGGTGTTGATTCAAATCAGTGGTTCATTTTTAGGGTCTCTTATGGGTACAAtaatattaaactattaaattaaactCAGTACTAACACAAACCAATCCACTAAACCACAGCCTTTCAGTTTTAATTGAATGTTGGAATCTTGCCTCTTATTtgctttatatttaaatatcagCTTGACACACTCTTCAGTTTCCAccaaatattatcattattctaattcttattatttttgttgtcgttgttattattactgttcAAAATCCAGTCCCTCGATCTCATCGTGCCGCTATAGGAACCAACCTATCGATGCATCTGATCCATACATACTCTGACAGTGATGGATTGCTGACCAGGATTGACGTCAGCGAGCAGCAAGTTTTATGCAGAAGTTTCTAAGGCATGAAGTATGAGCTGTGTGAGAGTTGATGTATTTGAgagtttgattttctttgtgtgaatCTAAGTTGCGAATGAGAGTCTGAATGAAGCCTTAGATGCGACGACGAGAGGAAACTCAGCAGATTTATTCAGTGATATtttttcaagataaaaaaaagcacTAGAAAGAGCTGATTGAAAACTTAAAGCAAGACACTGGACGGAAACATTTCAGCGTTTACTTTTCAGATTTTGGAAAGAGAGACGCAGATTTGATTTCATGGGTAAACATGTCAGAATTGAAACGTGTAAAAGGTCATTCGCGCAGTCGATCGTCATGTTTTTAAACTGGATCTTTTCTTGTACAAATTCTGCAGTTCTTTCTGTAGTTATCAGGAGATTGTGCATCTTTAATTTAGCATGTGAATAAATATCGAAAACAATACAAAGCGGAGGCTGTAAGCTATGACCTCTTCTAGATAAGTTGTGGTTTTCTCATTACACTCGTGGCCTGATGTGATACATGTCAATTAATATTTAACTTTCAACAGAGACATCACATGCGTTGCTGGCGCCGTGTCAAACGGTTTTATCAGAGAAAACAAGGAGCGAGTCTCTCTTATCcatctgaatgtaaatgttgCACACGCTGCAAAGGATTGCATTTCTGTGCTTTATCTTAACAAGTGTCTAATGCAATCTTTTTCAGGAATCCGAGGTTCAGTTTGCAACATGAACAACCCATGACATAGGGGCCAGTGACGTCAGATTGGCCCCAGACAGAATGCGCGAGTGCGAGGATACACCGCGGGGGCGCGCACATGCGCACAGGCTCGGTCTCATCCTGACATGAGCGCGGGCACATCAatatacacacagagagcagagcagagctttGGGTATAGTAGAAGGTGCTCTACAGCGAAAGAAACGCAGGCAGGCGCAGACACCTTCACGCACTGAGCAGAGGTTTGCGGTTCGCAGTTTGTGTGGCGGCCGGGACCCGATCTTTTAAAACCATGCTGGATTGACTGCAGAGAGGCAACTACAATCAATGGCTCGGCTTTGAAATCGTTCAAAATTTATTGGAAAGGAGTGTGAGATAGAGcgacagcgagagagagggggagagaagcgagggagagagcgagagtggcGAGAGGGGTGGAAATAAAGATCCTTCCAACAATGGAGCTTACAATGGAAAACATTGGAAATCTGCACGGTGTATCTCACTCCCATCAAACGAGCGACTTAATGAACTCCCCACACGCGCGCCAGTCGTCGGCGTCGCATCGGAACTTGGTGTCGCACGGACGGTCAGCCATGGTGTCCAGCATGGCCTCCATACTGGAGGGAGCAGGGGACTACCGCACAGACCACGCTTTGTCTGGCCCCCTGCATCCGGCAATGACCATGTCGTGCGACTCCGGGATGAGCCTGAGCAGCACCTACACCACGCTGACGCCGCTGCAACACCTGCCCCCCATATCCACCGTCTCGGAGAAATTTCACCATCCACACCCTCATGCTCACCATCATCCGGCGCACCAGCGACTCGCAGCCGGGAACGTCAGCGGCAGCTTCACCCTGATGAGGGACGACCGAAGCCTCGCCTCCATGAGTAACCTCTACGGCCACTACCCGAAAGACATGTCCGGCATGGGGCAGcctctgtcccctctgtctAACGGTCTCGGGTCTTTGCACAGCTCCCAGCAGACTCTCAGCGCCTACGGTCCTGGAGCTCACCTCTCCAACGACAAGATGCTCTCCTCGGGGGGCTTCGAGTCCCATGCAGCCATGCTGTCCCGGGGCGAGGAGCACCTGGCCCGGGGACTCGGGGGCCATGGGGCCGGGCTCATGACATCCTTGAACGGCATACACCATCACAGTCATCCGCACTCTCAGGCAAACGGGTCCATGCTGTCAGACCGGGACAGGCAGACGGTGGTGGGAGGCGGGCAGGGAGCTGGGTCAGGGCAGGTGGAGGAGATAAATACCAAGGAGGTGGCACAGCGAATAACGGCAGAGCTCAAGCGCTACAGCATCCCCCAGGCCATCTTTGCTCAGAGGATCTTGTGCCGATCCCAGGGAACTCTGTCTGACCTGCTGCGGAATCCTAAACCGTGGAGTAAACTCAAGTCTGGCCGGGAGACGTTCAGGAGGATGTGGAAGTGGCTCCAGGAGCCCGAGTTCCAGCGGATGTCAGCGCTCAGGCTTGCAGGTGAGTGAGGAGACAGCTCCCAACCTGAGTGATGTGGAGGGATCAATTAGAAGTCAATGTGGCGAGACTGTCAATACCTGCTCAAACAGACATTACTAGAAGTTATTAGTCGATTGTATCGAGTAAAACTTCATCATGACAGTTGGGGTGTTAAATGTTGGGGGAAATCTATATTTTGATTGATGCTACGATCCATGATAGTATAAACAGACGCTGTGCAACACTGGAGGTGTTATAAACAAAAGACCAGTGGCATCTCTCAAAAGCAGAACTGGTGCAAACGCAGTCTGCACAGACACGTTAGTTTTTACGCACATAGTAGAGCACTTTTACGCACGGATACAGCATGGATACACAcatccctctccctctggctaaccctctttctctctctctctatcactcacacaaacaaaaacacacagagacagagaccaaaCAAAGGAAATTAAAGCAGGATGTGACCAAAATCCATTATATCCTGCAGCTATTActttaaaagtaaaaccaaTCTACACTCATAAGGGCCGCTCAAATATCCCCCTTTATTCTGTATCAGGCAAACTTGATATAATGCTTTGGCACTTCCCCTGTCAAATAAACGCGTCGTCGCAAACGAGGATCGTCTGAGGCCTGGCAAGGGACGGGAGAGCATGACCTCCTATGGATCAATATTTCAGGTCCAGGGGTCCCCTTTCAGAGTAGCGTACTAATAAATGATCGATTTGGAtctgaaagacagagacacaaacagatgcGTCTTTCTGTGGCCTCTGTTGTCTCCTGTGCACTCTGGGATATGTTGTCTCCAAAGCCTGTTTAGATATTCTGTGGCTGCGAAACGGTATTTATTGTGGTTTGAGAGGTTATACAGTCGAAAAGTCTGAAAGGTGAGGTgaggtctcagacttttggacaccATTATGTGTGGGCTCATTCGGACATGATACTAGAGAGGACTGGGCATCCCTTCTGTtcagtgagagacagagtgagacacagACCAGCATTCTATCGGTTTTGGCTTTCTGAATGGTTCATCTCTTTGATCCATCGTTCTGATTTTTATTGCTCAAAGATTAAACCACTAAACGCTGTGATGTGAACCCACACCCCCGCCCCCTTTAAACCTTTTAACACTTGCAACCTGCTTAACAGAACGTAAATGAAAACGAGAGACGTCGCAGTGGGGTTAAAACAGATGTGAGCGAGAGGTCCCCTCTCATTGATGTTTGTGTAAAGGCCTTGTTTAGACGTGCTGCGCTTCCAAACGTCAATCAGCTCTTCTGCGTCGTATTTCAGCGAACAGTTCAATTAAGCAGATATAGTGGCATATTTTAGTTCCAGTCAATGCCCTATTGAAAAGCACTTAATGGCATGTAAATTGTTCCTTTGCGCATTTAGTGGGGTTCTggtaaataaagatttaaacaCTCCACAATTGTCTCTTTAAGTGCCACTGCTGTTAAAGCTAATTGGGCTGTGGGGTTTTATATCTTCCACACTCGGCATCAGGATAAAACCCCCCAATTCAACTGACATGGTGGAGTGGCACAGTCCTGTGCAGTGGacactgtatattttaatgtgGTCAGGCCCAGGAGCCTATAGGTGTTAGGTGTGTCATTTCTTCTCCATAGGGGTGTAAATGGAAATTAGGGCAGCGGAGATATCTACATTTGATCCAGTGGCGACAGATGTTATAAATGAttctattttaaaatacatttttatcataCATTTCTAccaaatatgtttatttttttcttgttgaaaCAGCAGATTTCAAACCTGTATTAACCTGCTGTCTCAGTAGGTTTCAGGGAAAAATCCAGTCGGGCCAAATGACAAATGACTTGTATGTAAATGCACGGAGCAACATTTTACTTATTGCATTTAAAATCACCATTATCCTCGGTGCGCATGTGGGCTGAGAGTAGGagtttgggggtgggggggctgaaAGTGAGGCTGGGCCATACTCGCTCGGCCACATCAATCAATAAATTCAAATTACTATTCCAAATtcatcacagtcacacaaatcAATGCAGCTGCCCTGCTTAGCTAATGTGAAAATGCcagtgtctgcacacacacacacacacacacacacacacacacacacacacacacacacacacacacacacacacacacacacacacacgacaatcCACTCCTGAAAcgaaaaacagaacagagacagGCCTGTTTGGCGGGGAATGTGTGTCCTTCACGCTTAACATCTCCCAATGCAACGAAGGGCAAAGACCCACATCCTTCCCCACCTATTGTTTTGTTCATATGCAGGACCATAACACCAAGGCCAAGCGAACAGGGCGGCTTTTTATACATATCGTGAGCATCTTAAAGCACTTGCATCAGTCGACTACAGTATTGAATAAATAGGCAGCTTCATTGTAAAGCTGCACAAGTAAGAAAGACGCGGGCAAAGTGAGGTTTGGGGGGGCATTTAAAGATCGCATTAACGATGAAAACAATTCGTCTTTGCATCTGTGTTGAATTCCACACTCCATCTCAATGTATTTGGTCTGGTCAATAAAGCCCTGATCGATAAGGATAGCCAGTGCATCTATCAATTATCCCGCCTCAGCACTCTCTCCCATTGGTCTCTCCCCCggagcagagagggggagaagggaGCCGGAAAAGAGGGGAAAGAGGACAGCTGTTGTGAAagtaagaaagagaaagaaagaaagaaagaaagaaagaaagaaagctacTGCacacctttttcttttgctgtaaTCATGTTCCGTGCACTCACTCATTCGCCCTTTGGGGTTTGGGTTATACACGCCTTATTCACGCCTCTTTCCAGACAGATGCTGCAgaaaatattgtattatatCACCAAAAAAACTGTGTCTCTCAGTAGCATGAAGCTTGCAGTCTCAAGGTGGTACCAGACAGCCTTTCCTATATaccttttttataaattttttcCTCCTTGTGACAGTGATGAGGTGCCATggcatgccccccccccccaaaaaaaaagcgCAGTTGGTGCATTACCATTTGAATGGCCGGAGCACGTGCCAGGGTGCGCAGGTCAAGACCCacaggacacagaggaaaaacattgTTGAGAATGAGGGTGGGAGGCCTCTATTCATGTTTCAATGGACTACAAGCAGTTTACACAGGCCTAATCCTGGAGcaatacaccccccccccccctcaccaccaccaccccccacacacacaccccaatcCACCAAGCCCCACCCCCGTCACACTGCGCCCCCTTCCCCTCCGCAAAGCCCTCCATCATTTTCT
This genomic interval carries:
- the onecut3a gene encoding hepatocyte nuclear factor 6 translates to MELTMENIGNLHGVSHSHQTSDLMNSPHARQSSASHRNLVSHGRSAMVSSMASILEGAGDYRTDHALSGPLHPAMTMSCDSGMSLSSTYTTLTPLQHLPPISTVSEKFHHPHPHAHHHPAHQRLAAGNVSGSFTLMRDDRSLASMSNLYGHYPKDMSGMGQPLSPLSNGLGSLHSSQQTLSAYGPGAHLSNDKMLSSGGFESHAAMLSRGEEHLARGLGGHGAGLMTSLNGIHHHSHPHSQANGSMLSDRDRQTVVGGGQGAGSGQVEEINTKEVAQRITAELKRYSIPQAIFAQRILCRSQGTLSDLLRNPKPWSKLKSGRETFRRMWKWLQEPEFQRMSALRLAACKRKEQEQHKDRNTAPKKQRLVFTDLQRRTLIAIFKENKRPSKEMQITISQQLGLELSTVSNFFMNARRRCVDRWHDDHGTSPGQPGTSATTFSKA